TGGTGGACGCTGGGATCGCCCCTGTCATGTCCCAGCGCCCTGTTccattcctcttcttcttggtgCCTTCCCGGTTCCGGTCTGACGGCCCGTCTTGGTCTGTTTGGTTGGTGGCTGGAAGGGATGTTCTAATTATGGGGCTCGTGGTGGCTGGGTGGGAGGAGCACCCTTGAATTAAGTTGCAATTGCACACGCAGAGTCTATTTCTCGATTCTTCTTGCAGACTTTTGACGTCCTTCTCTGCTAATCCTGTCTTTCTCCGGAAATCCTGAATCTTTTCCCATAAGCCCGTCCGGCCCTGGTGCACTCAATCGGCAATGTTTATCTTGCATTCTGCGTGCAGTCAACCCCCTTACAGCTCCATACCGCACGATTACTTGGCTTGCACATCCTTATAAAGAGGTTATCTAGTAGACAGTGCTATGACATTCTTCCATCTCAATTAGCGTGCGATAACAGTCGCCCATTCCAGACACTGGAAACAGCTTAACCATCAAATCAAAGGAGCGTCTTTTAGCACGTCTATTCGATCCTTTATGACATGTCATCCACGAAGATACTAGATTCATATTCGTTCTAtgattgttttcttctcaATTGGAATTCATCGGTTATAGTTTTGGGTGGTATGCCGAGCCTCGTGAGGTATCAAGGGGCACAACAACATGGCCAGGCACCTTGACACTACACGTTCCTTTAACGATGAAGTAAACTTCAGCTGCTCTCATAGGTTACACGTTTGAATTAAATCAATCTTATCACGAACAGTTGCCTCGTAACAGCACTGACTTGTAATAGAAAAGAGGGTTGCGTAGCTAGACTGGCGCAACATCCGTGCATTCGCACTACATATGGAGACCGAATACAAACATGAGCGTATCTCATGATACCATGATAACGCGCTGTCGTTATCGGGTCTATTTCGGAGGGTATGCCCCTAGATTGTGCCATCAGCAATACGGTTTGCGCAGAATACTCGATAAGCCACCAAACAAGGGGAGGGCAAGGAACAGGCACAACTCTTTTCCCTTCGCATACTGGGTATAAGTGATGGCCCTTCCACTCCTACCACAAAGTGATCACCCATGTGTGTTGAGAGTTAACAACTTCGACGTGCAAAATGACCTGGACGCAAACCGAGTCGCCAGCCCTAAACTTCAGTTTAGAAAGAGAACCGCCTGAAAACTCGGAAATCCTCTATTCTATCCGATGGCTGTGGGGCTCCGTTGCACAGCTCGTTGCATTTGTACAAGCGTTACACAAAGTCCTAGGCATATTCCTGTTTCCTTCTAAAGATCGCCTCCGTGCGGTCTGTTTGCTTGTCCCGACCTATGTTCTACAAGACCTCTCTCGCATCTTCGCAACTATTCGCAAAAGCGCCTATTCCCTCATTCTGCGATGGAACGGGTTCATCGAAGATACTCAGAACTGCACAAGACAGCGATGGCTCGCTTTCTTATGGAGAGCCGTCCAGGCAATATACGAGTCCATAAGCGCTTTTCTCCTATCTTTTACTATGTGTCGATTCTACGCAGTCTGCATCCTCCTTCCTGTCTATATTTCGCAGCAGCTTTATCGTCGTCTGCCAACAATTCCTCGAAACTTCCGCTGCCTTATCTCCCGGTGGAATAAGCTCATCGGCGATACAGAAGCATACAGACGGCAGGGCTCGGTGCAGGCTCAACTCCAGCTGGAAGGGAAATATATTTTCCCTGAAACTGAGGTCATTCGAGTCAATCTGTCTGGGAAAATGTGGATAAATGGGATCTCGTGGCACGACAATGTTGAAGAGTTTGTTGTCTGTGGGGCAAGAGCCAGATACATTCATCTACGGCCGACTGCGAACGGTGCTGCGAATGGCAGCCATTCGAGGAAAAGGCCCATCGTATTTCTACACGGGAATAGGGGTTGGAGCTATATGTGGAGAAAGGTTTGTTGCCTTTTTAAATTCCAAAGTGTTAGCTATTCAACTGAGTTCTAACAACTACTACTAGGTTATGGCCAAACTTCTCCTAGAAGGGCACGAGCTTTTTGCTCTCGATTGGCTCGGCCATGGACTGAGTGACAAGCCTGTCCAACGGGATGCTATGACATTCGAGCTGCATATTCGGACATTGACTGCCTTTGTCAACCATGTCGAGCTTGATAATGCTATCTTGGTAGCGCACCACTGGGGCGGGTAAGAAAGAGCATATCCCTAGCCTTCCATCATGAATCTATATTTTGCGATCGGGTGACTATTCCCCTACTAACCAACAATATCCCAGATGCGTGGCTCTGTCAGCCATCCCTTCCCTCCCCTCATCGTCAATCAGCGGCCTTTTCCTGATCAATTCCTTCATACCCCCACGCCCTCGCGAGATCAGCATCCACTGTCACCTTCTCCACGCAGTCTGGTTCCTGCTAACCGCAGTCCTCGACGGCTATGCATCCCAATCCAGCATTGCGCGCTTCATATCTCCACATATCTCGGAGCGGGATGTCGAATGCTACGAGGCTCCCTACCAGGATCTGCCTGCAgcaaccagatccagcgccGAGCGCTTTTCCCGCCATGCCCCTGGCATACCACACTTTATTTTAAGAAAACTTCGCGAAACACAAGGGTGGAAGTTATGTGAAGGCATCCTCGGTCCTAGGAATTTCAGCGACTTGAACGCGCTGGCACTTTTGTCTGAAAGGGATGACTTTGTCAGATCCTACTGGCAAAGCAAGCGcgaggaggatctggatgagGGCATGGGGAGCAAGTTGAAAACGGCCATTGCCTTCGGTGCGCGAGATCCATTGTTGAAGGATTATAAGGATGTTCTGGTGCGTGTTGTTGGTAAGAATAATATGGTTGATTGGGCGCCAGACGGGATCTGGCTCCCTAATGCTGGGCACTATCCTATGGAGGATAGCCCGGATGATATTGCACAGTTGATAGCCAGGCTGTGTTGATTCTGTAACAAttttaagactttatttGCCTTTGTGATTGGTCGTTATGTTTGTGGTTTATATCTTTTGCGTGTTCTGGGAGGTTGTTTCCAACAggtttatatctttaatacACACTCATTCAGCCTCAAGACAATTTCTTATATGCTTTTTCAGTTCATGCCAACCACTCGAAGTGTGCCCCATTATTATAGCAGTTAAGATGAAGAGATTGGCTAATCTATTTAAACTATACAAACAGCTCAGCACCACCTGCATCACCACGCGTAAGAACAGTTTTCCCAATATTCCCCCCTTTCTCCGTCGCTCGATGTGCTTCACGAATACCATCTAGTGTCAAGCCCAGTCGCTTGGTCAAATGGCATTGTATCTTCCCCGAGTCCAGTAGTTCAcgcagctcctccaggatACGATGGTGGGAGTCTACATCCACTCCATAGACCGGGTTGGTACCAATAAGACACCATATAAAAGACAGAGACTTGGCCATGAACTCCGTCCCATACATCCTGGCTTGCCCTTGCACGATGGAGCATACTTTACCGAACGGCGCACAGATCCTAGCGCACGTATCCATATACTCGTCTGTCGTATGCGTGATAAATATATACCTGCGATATGATAAGCCATCATCCACCCAATACTGCAATCAAAACCTACTTAACCGGAACATCCAGCTTCAAATCCTGCACCTGCCTTATCAAATCCTCCCTATGATTCAAAATATGCGTCGCCCCCATCCTCTTCGTAAACTGCACACTCTCCTCCCTCGACGCAGTCGTAATAACAACCGGCAACTCCAGAACCCATCTCGCAATCTGGCTCGCCACAgccccaacaccaccagcgccgTTAATAATAAACACAGCCGCCCTCTCCCCCTTCTCAATCTTCAATTGCTCCACAAGCGCCTGGTACGCAGTGACATACGTCAGCGGCATCGCAGCCGCCTGCCCCATATCTAGCGATCGCGGTTTATGCCCGACAGAGCGCTCATCTACGAGCTGGAACTCGGCGTTTGAGCCGTGGCGTACCGGGCTGCCGGAGTAGAAgacttcctcgcctgcgTGGAAGAGGGAGCACCCGAGGCCGGTTTTGAGGACGGTGCCTGCGCCGTCGTAGCCGCAGATTTGGTACTGCCCGGGGACGCGGGCGTAGTAGTCTGAAATGGTTAATATTGTCTCTTCCTGGTTGAATTCGGATTGAATTGTGGAGAGTGAGACATACCTGGATAGTCATCGTATTTGCCAGCGCGGACTTTGACGTCGATGGGGTTCACCGAGCAGGCCTCTACCCTGAATTCAAGGCCATGTATTAGCTGTGCTCGAGATCATTATACTGTTTGTTAAGCGCATACTGTATTAACAAATCGCGACCCTTTGGTTCCCCTGGATCGGGGACTGTTCGGGGTACGAGATTTTCAACTGGTCCGTACttttcgacgacgacggcttTCATCATATTGAAGGACATGTTCTCTTGGAAAAGGTGATATTATATTCTGTTCGAATATTGGGTTTAAAATAGTAGCAGGAGAAGTGACCATGGTGCATTTAGAAGTCCTCAACCCGGGTAACGGTACACAACTATGATGTAAAGCCCTCGTCATATAAGGCGAGTCAGCGTTTGCCGATATTAAAACAAGAGAATAAAAACcaaagaaataataaaccAATCACTTTATTTTGTTGCTATTTACTCATATTCAGCTCCGTGTCAAATCCGAGGGCTGTATAGCGTGCTTATATCCGCGGACATGCCGGCGATAAACCCTCCATGGACTTGCTGACCGTGCGCAGTTATCACCGACACGCCATATAAATACATGGGCAATGTAGAATACTACACATCCCATTCAAATCAAACACAACATGCCATCCCTCGCCAACTTCCTCTACACCcaactcttcctccaaatccccatcccaacaacccccttcACATCCAAAaccgtcctcatcaccggcgcaagTTCCGG
The nucleotide sequence above comes from Aspergillus puulaauensis MK2 DNA, chromosome 3, nearly complete sequence. Encoded proteins:
- a CDS encoding uncharacterized protein (COG:S;~EggNog:ENOG410Q2QZ;~InterPro:IPR000073,IPR029058,IPR000639;~MEROPS:MER0003280;~PFAM:PF12697,PF12146;~TransMembrane:2 (o31-55i124-147o);~go_function: GO:0003824 - catalytic activity [Evidence IEA]) codes for the protein MTWTQTESPALNFSLEREPPENSEILYSIRWLWGSVAQLVAFVQALHKVLGIFLFPSKDRLRAVCLLVPTYVLQDLSRIFATIRKSAYSLILRWNGFIEDTQNCTRQRWLAFLWRAVQAIYESISAFLLSFTMCRFYAVCILLPVYISQQLYRRLPTIPRNFRCLISRWNKLIGDTEAYRRQGSVQAQLQLEGKYIFPETEVIRVNLSGKMWINGISWHDNVEEFVVCGARARYIHLRPTANGAANGSHSRKRPIVFLHGNRGWSYMWRKVMAKLLLEGHELFALDWLGHGLSDKPVQRDAMTFELHIRTLTAFVNHVELDNAILVAHHWGGCVALSAIPSLPSSSISGLFLINSFIPPRPREISIHCHLLHAVWFLLTAVLDGYASQSSIARFISPHISERDVECYEAPYQDLPAATRSSAERFSRHAPGIPHFILRKLRETQGWKLCEGILGPRNFSDLNALALLSERDDFVRSYWQSKREEDLDEGMGSKLKTAIAFGARDPLLKDYKDVLVRVVGKNNMVDWAPDGIWLPNAGHYPMEDSPDDIAQLIARLC
- a CDS encoding zinc-binding alcohol dehydrogenase family protein (COG:C;~EggNog:ENOG410PYST;~InterPro:IPR036291,IPR014182,IPR011032,IPR020843;~PFAM:PF00107,PF13602;~go_function: GO:0008270 - zinc ion binding [Evidence IEA];~go_function: GO:0016491 - oxidoreductase activity [Evidence IEA]) — its product is MMKAVVVEKYGPVENLVPRTVPDPGEPKGRDLLIQVEACSVNPIDVKVRAGKYDDYPDYYARVPGQYQICGYDGAGTVLKTGLGCSLFHAGEEVFYSGSPVRHGSNAEFQLVDERSVGHKPRSLDMGQAAAMPLTYVTAYQALVEQLKIEKGERAAVFIINGAGGVGAVASQIARWVLELPVVITTASREESVQFTKRMGATHILNHREDLIRQVQDLKLDVPVKYIFITHTTDEYMDTCARICAPFGKVCSIVQGQARMYGTEFMAKSLSFIWCLIGTNPVYGVDVDSHHRILEELRELLDSGKIQCHLTKRLGLTLDGIREAHRATEKGGNIGKTVLTRGDAGGAELFV